In one Candidatus Nitronereus thalassa genomic region, the following are encoded:
- a CDS encoding FtsX-like permease family protein, with protein sequence MGAGVRQIQGMVFWESLILGAIGAVLGLLAGLLLAALLIFVINKQSFGWTIQFVVSPSTLLGAVTVAGLAAIAAAYLPARWVTKGVIAEGLRYE encoded by the coding sequence ATGGGCGCAGGCGTGCGACAGATTCAAGGCATGGTGTTCTGGGAATCCTTGATCCTCGGTGCCATCGGCGCCGTCCTGGGCTTACTGGCAGGACTGCTGTTGGCTGCCTTGCTCATCTTCGTGATCAACAAACAATCCTTCGGCTGGACCATCCAATTCGTCGTGTCTCCAAGCACCTTGCTCGGAGCCGTCACCGTCGCAGGCCTAGCCGCCATCGCCGCCGCCTACCTCCCCGCCCGCTGGGTGACGAAGGGGGTGATTGCTGAAGGTTTGCGATATGAGTAA
- a CDS encoding zeta toxin family protein, whose protein sequence is MAKSQKKKILILAGPNGAGKTTFAREFLPQEAECLRFMNVDLIAEGLSPFNPDVAAFQAGRLMVQEMVTLVRRRESFAFETTLSGLRYARLIPQWRKKGYFIKLIFLKLPNPEMAIARVAARVAQGGHNVAENVIRRRFKAGWRNFQGTYQPLVDSWILYDNAGDVPRYVDSGGTR, encoded by the coding sequence ATGGCAAAATCCCAGAAGAAAAAAATCCTGATCCTTGCTGGACCAAACGGTGCAGGCAAAACCACCTTCGCGCGGGAGTTTCTGCCTCAAGAAGCTGAATGCCTAAGGTTCATGAACGTCGATCTTATTGCAGAAGGTCTTTCCCCATTTAACCCAGACGTTGCAGCCTTCCAAGCAGGACGCCTCATGGTTCAAGAGATGGTAACACTCGTCAGGCGTCGCGAAAGTTTTGCGTTTGAGACCACCCTCAGTGGATTGCGATATGCTCGACTCATCCCCCAATGGAGAAAGAAAGGGTATTTCATTAAACTGATATTCCTGAAACTTCCAAACCCGGAAATGGCCATCGCGCGGGTAGCCGCCCGGGTGGCCCAAGGCGGACACAATGTGGCGGAAAACGTGATTCGAAGAAGGTTTAAGGCAGGTTGGCGAAATTTCCAAGGCACCTATCAACCCCTTGTCGATTCATGGATTCTGTATGATAATGCCGGAGATGTTCCACGATATGTCGACTCAGGAGGAACCCGATAA
- a CDS encoding type I restriction-modification system subunit M, translating into MALKKSELYSSLWQSCDELRGGMDASQYKDYVLVLLFIKYVSDKYAGIPYAPITIPNGASFKDMVALKGKPDIGDQINKKIIAPLANANKLSDMPDFNDPNKLGSGDEMVKKLTNLIAIFENKALDFSKNRAEGDDILGDAYEYLMRHFATQSGKSKGQFYTPAEVSRIIAQIIGIHEAKTTSATTVYDPACGSGSLLLKVGDEAGTSVTLYGQEKDAATSGLARMNMILHNNPTALIVQGNTLADPKFKEGDTLKTFDYVIANPPFSDKRWSTGIDPLNDPYNRFQPFGTPPGKQGDYAYLLHIVRSLKSQGKGACILPHGVLFRGHAEADIRRNLIRKGYIQGIIGLPANLFFGTGIPACIVVVNKQDAHTRKGIFMIDASAGFMKDGPKNRLRAQDIHKIVDVFNKRQEVPKYSRMVSVEEIEKNEFNLNLPRYIDSQTPEDLQDIEGHLKGGIPVADVDALQRYWEVCPNLQQVLFKANRPGYLDLTVDKAAIKPTIYEHPEFATFITDMNRHFATWRKKSAKRLKALQAGCHPKEIIFGLSEDLLAHYRGKPLMNHYDVYQHLMDYWSDTMQDDCYLIAAEGWKAETSRIIETKKGKDGKPGKQVDKGWACDLIPKPLIVARYFPKEQKAIDQLTVELENTTAQITELEEEHGGEEGVFAELEKINKATVTARLKELRAESEHVESQRKTIEGKTAVLKAAEDSPLYGNEEKSEADILNEWLTLNSQESDLKRKIKDAETALDAKAYAQYPKLTEDEIKTLVVDDKWLATLEKDIHGEMDRISQVLTQRVKELAEWYETPMPQMVDRVVELEGRVKGHLEKMGFAWK; encoded by the coding sequence ATGGCTCTAAAAAAATCCGAACTTTATTCATCTCTCTGGCAAAGCTGCGATGAACTGCGTGGTGGGATGGATGCTAGCCAATACAAGGATTACGTCCTTGTTCTGCTCTTCATCAAATACGTCAGCGACAAGTACGCTGGCATCCCCTATGCCCCGATTACCATCCCCAATGGCGCATCTTTCAAGGACATGGTTGCGCTCAAAGGCAAGCCCGACATCGGTGATCAGATCAACAAGAAAATCATCGCTCCGCTGGCCAACGCCAACAAACTGTCGGACATGCCGGACTTCAATGACCCCAACAAGCTGGGCAGCGGCGATGAGATGGTCAAGAAACTCACCAATCTCATCGCCATCTTTGAGAACAAGGCGCTCGATTTCTCGAAGAACCGCGCCGAGGGCGACGACATTCTGGGCGATGCCTATGAATACCTCATGCGCCACTTCGCTACGCAGAGTGGCAAGAGCAAAGGGCAGTTTTACACCCCGGCGGAAGTCAGCCGAATCATCGCGCAAATCATCGGCATCCATGAGGCAAAGACGACCAGTGCCACCACCGTCTATGACCCCGCCTGTGGTTCGGGTTCACTGCTCCTGAAGGTGGGAGACGAGGCCGGCACGTCGGTTACCCTGTACGGACAGGAAAAGGACGCTGCCACCAGTGGCCTCGCGCGGATGAACATGATCCTGCACAACAACCCCACGGCCCTCATTGTGCAGGGCAACACATTGGCCGATCCAAAGTTTAAGGAGGGCGATACACTCAAGACTTTCGACTACGTCATCGCCAATCCGCCATTTTCCGACAAACGCTGGAGCACTGGCATCGACCCGCTCAATGACCCGTACAACCGCTTCCAGCCCTTCGGCACGCCACCTGGCAAGCAGGGCGATTACGCGTATCTGCTCCACATCGTCCGCTCGCTCAAGAGCCAAGGCAAAGGCGCGTGTATCCTGCCGCATGGCGTCCTCTTCCGCGGCCATGCCGAGGCGGACATCCGACGCAATCTGATTCGCAAGGGGTACATTCAAGGCATCATCGGCCTGCCAGCCAACCTGTTCTTCGGCACAGGCATCCCCGCTTGCATCGTTGTCGTAAACAAACAAGATGCCCACACCCGCAAGGGAATCTTTATGATCGATGCCAGCGCAGGCTTCATGAAGGACGGCCCCAAAAACCGCCTCCGCGCCCAAGACATTCATAAAATTGTGGATGTCTTCAACAAGCGTCAAGAAGTGCCTAAATACTCTCGCATGGTTAGTGTGGAAGAGATCGAAAAAAATGAGTTCAACCTCAACCTTCCCCGCTATATCGATAGTCAGACGCCCGAGGATCTTCAAGACATCGAGGGCCACCTGAAAGGCGGCATTCCCGTCGCCGATGTCGACGCCCTTCAGCGTTACTGGGAAGTCTGCCCCAATCTTCAACAAGTGCTCTTCAAGGCCAACCGTCCCGGCTATCTCGATCTCACTGTAGACAAGGCCGCCATCAAGCCCACCATCTACGAGCACCCGGAGTTCGCCACTTTCATCACGGACATGAACCGCCACTTCGCCACCTGGCGCAAGAAGAGCGCCAAAAGGCTAAAGGCTTTGCAGGCCGGATGCCATCCCAAGGAAATCATCTTTGGACTCTCCGAGGACTTACTCGCGCATTACAGGGGCAAGCCGCTCATGAACCATTACGATGTGTATCAACATCTCATGGACTATTGGTCTGATACCATGCAGGACGACTGCTACCTCATCGCCGCCGAGGGCTGGAAGGCCGAGACCTCCCGCATCATCGAGACCAAGAAAGGGAAGGATGGCAAACCCGGCAAGCAGGTGGACAAGGGTTGGGCCTGCGATCTCATCCCAAAGCCACTCATCGTCGCACGGTACTTCCCCAAAGAACAGAAAGCCATCGACCAACTCACGGTCGAATTGGAAAACACGACCGCTCAAATCACCGAACTGGAAGAGGAGCACGGCGGCGAAGAAGGAGTGTTTGCCGAGCTGGAGAAAATCAACAAAGCCACAGTCACGGCTCGCCTCAAAGAACTCCGGGCCGAATCCGAGCATGTCGAGTCTCAGCGCAAAACCATTGAAGGCAAAACCGCCGTCTTGAAAGCCGCGGAAGATTCCCCCCTCTATGGAAACGAGGAAAAATCCGAGGCTGATATTTTAAACGAATGGCTCACCCTCAATAGCCAAGAGTCGGATCTCAAACGAAAAATTAAAGACGCCGAGACTGCGCTGGATGCCAAAGCCTACGCGCAGTATCCCAAGCTCACCGAAGATGAAATCAAAACCCTGGTCGTGGATGATAAATGGCTGGCGACCCTGGAGAAAGACATCCACGGCGAGATGGACCGAATCAGCCAGGTCCTCACCCAGCGTGTGAAGGAACTGGCCGAATGGTATGAAACCCCGATGCCGCAAATGGTCGATCGAGTTGTGGAATTGGAGGGAAGGGTGAAGGGCCACCTGGAGAAGATGGGGTTTGCATGGAAGTGA
- a CDS encoding type II toxin-antitoxin system VapC family toxin has translation MVVDTMVFAYALLGVPRFRDESLAVLTQVDSVLVPDSFRAELVNVVWQWIREHQQTLEVGMDVLTDADALITYAAPADELWERALELSVEANHPAYDTLCVALAERENTGLITYDTKLRKKFQNQTISPSDFLSNLS, from the coding sequence ATGGTTGTGGACACAATGGTCTTTGCCTACGCGCTGCTTGGTGTCCCACGCTTTCGTGATGAATCTCTTGCAGTGCTCACCCAAGTTGACAGTGTTCTTGTTCCTGACAGCTTCCGAGCCGAACTCGTAAATGTTGTATGGCAATGGATTCGAGAACATCAGCAAACCCTTGAAGTGGGAATGGATGTGTTGACGGATGCGGATGCCCTCATCACCTATGCGGCGCCTGCAGACGAACTATGGGAGCGTGCATTGGAATTGTCTGTCGAAGCCAATCATCCAGCCTATGACACCCTATGTGTAGCATTGGCTGAGAGGGAAAATACCGGCCTCATCACCTACGACACAAAACTGCGCAAAAAGTTTCAGAATCAAACGATCTCACCATCGGATTTCCTCAGCAATCTGTCTTGA
- a CDS encoding LuxR C-terminal-related transcriptional regulator: MAKAKLKTQDVKGAVREKKDDAFSLTARQKEILRLVALGHTNREIGEQLDISVRTVEVHRFNLMRRLRVRNVAQLLRQGLLLRLIPKNSVPSKS; this comes from the coding sequence ATGGCGAAAGCAAAATTGAAAACCCAAGATGTGAAGGGTGCGGTACGTGAAAAGAAGGATGACGCGTTTTCGTTAACGGCTCGTCAAAAAGAAATCCTCAGACTCGTTGCCTTAGGGCATACCAATCGAGAAATCGGTGAACAACTCGATATCAGTGTGCGGACGGTGGAAGTACATCGCTTTAATTTAATGCGTCGCCTGCGGGTACGCAATGTCGCTCAACTGCTTCGTCAAGGTTTGCTCTTACGCCTCATTCCCAAAAATTCTGTTCCCAGTAAATCCTAA
- a CDS encoding FtsX-like permease family protein, which translates to MFYSILTLAIHHLWSRPLRTGLTVFGVGIGVSAAIAMSVANEEVFRSFETTVTSVVGTATIHITATEGLLDELVVIPVRKHQAVESASPVINLSAKVLLSENNPQSFRIQAVDVLEWLSADTLEFSSTDAEDSSLDYLLNPDVLFLHQDTAERLNLNVGDSLNLEVGSRRYEVTLGGVFVATNPGQTWDSFAIMDIAAAQMLFDLVGFVDRYDLKTQHHAPVQEIIQDLQRTLGPTISVGRPAQRNQQVERMLRSFQLNLTTLSMVGLFVGVFLVYNAVGFSVVQYRREIGILRALGMYRRQIAWLFLGEAAVVGLLGGAGGTALGVVFAKLLVVLESETVSELYTSVPVGAVEMTPALMAGGCVLGLGLAILGALGPCWEASHTEPARALAPGQYEDTRQNRYGLFTSLAVALFLVAFGLSMLPPVDGIPVYGYAAAFCLLLACTCLAPLCIQALRGIMSLPFKSALGLSAHLAADQIIRTPGRNSMTLSALMVGIAIMVGVGVMVQSFRTTVETWIDQTMMADLLITPQLDVLEASQAGKEAHFPEEILKAASALPGVVAVDPYRQVRIQVGETTVILVARDFRVHADRSQYLFVGGDSDTRLQEALKQNGVIVSEVLARRLNVEVGESLQLPTSQGSHGFPVVGIFYDYATDGGKVVMDRALYEEHWGDASASVLAIYKDPQTTSNELRTQLNSALTPLMPITIIGNQELREEILEIFDRTFRVTHGLELIAVLVGLLGIANTLLTAIVERQREFATFRALGAGVRQIQGMVFWESLILGAIGAILGLLAGLLLAALLIFVINKQSFGWTIQFVVSPSILLGAVTVAALAAIAAAYLPARWVTKGVIAEGLRYE; encoded by the coding sequence ATGTTTTATTCCATCCTGACATTGGCAATTCACCATTTGTGGAGCCGTCCCCTGCGAACGGGGTTGACCGTGTTCGGGGTGGGAATCGGGGTCTCAGCGGCGATCGCGATGTCGGTGGCGAATGAGGAAGTCTTCCGGTCATTCGAAACAACCGTCACTAGTGTAGTAGGGACAGCGACCATTCACATCACCGCCACAGAAGGATTACTCGACGAACTGGTCGTGATCCCGGTTCGAAAACATCAGGCCGTAGAGTCAGCGAGTCCGGTGATCAATCTTTCAGCAAAAGTGTTGCTGTCTGAAAACAATCCGCAATCATTTCGAATTCAAGCCGTCGATGTTCTCGAATGGCTCAGCGCCGACACGCTAGAATTTTCTTCCACAGACGCCGAGGATTCGTCACTGGATTATTTGCTGAATCCCGATGTGCTCTTTCTTCATCAAGACACAGCCGAGCGACTCAATCTGAACGTCGGAGATTCGCTCAATTTGGAAGTAGGGAGCCGTCGCTACGAAGTGACATTAGGAGGAGTGTTTGTGGCGACCAATCCCGGGCAAACCTGGGACTCCTTTGCCATCATGGACATTGCTGCCGCGCAAATGTTGTTTGACCTGGTGGGATTTGTAGACAGGTACGACCTCAAAACCCAACACCATGCGCCCGTCCAAGAGATCATCCAAGATTTACAGCGCACCCTGGGCCCCACCATCTCCGTCGGCCGCCCCGCCCAGCGCAATCAACAAGTCGAGCGCATGCTCAGATCGTTTCAGCTCAATCTCACCACCCTCAGCATGGTCGGGCTATTCGTGGGAGTGTTCCTCGTTTACAACGCCGTGGGCTTTTCGGTGGTCCAATATCGGCGGGAAATCGGCATCCTGCGGGCATTGGGCATGTACCGCCGACAGATTGCATGGTTGTTTTTAGGCGAGGCCGCAGTCGTTGGTCTGTTGGGTGGAGCCGGGGGAACCGCCTTGGGTGTGGTGTTCGCCAAACTCTTGGTGGTGTTAGAAAGCGAAACCGTGTCGGAATTGTATACCTCAGTACCGGTAGGGGCGGTTGAGATGACGCCTGCCTTGATGGCGGGCGGTTGTGTCCTGGGATTAGGGCTCGCAATCCTGGGAGCCCTTGGCCCTTGTTGGGAAGCCAGCCACACCGAGCCGGCTCGGGCTCTGGCCCCGGGCCAGTATGAAGACACACGGCAAAACCGTTATGGACTCTTTACGAGTCTCGCGGTGGCGCTGTTTCTGGTGGCGTTCGGGCTGTCGATGTTGCCCCCCGTCGATGGCATTCCGGTGTATGGATATGCCGCGGCCTTTTGCCTGTTGCTCGCCTGTACCTGTTTAGCGCCGCTATGCATTCAGGCCCTTCGGGGAATCATGAGCCTTCCATTCAAATCTGCACTGGGCTTGTCCGCGCATCTGGCCGCGGATCAGATTATTCGCACGCCGGGACGAAATAGCATGACCCTCTCCGCCCTCATGGTGGGCATTGCCATCATGGTAGGCGTGGGTGTGATGGTCCAAAGCTTTCGCACCACCGTGGAAACCTGGATCGATCAAACGATGATGGCCGACTTATTAATCACGCCCCAATTAGATGTGTTGGAAGCCAGTCAGGCGGGAAAGGAGGCGCATTTTCCGGAAGAAATTCTCAAAGCCGCATCAGCCCTGCCGGGAGTGGTGGCCGTCGACCCGTATCGCCAGGTCCGCATTCAAGTAGGAGAGACCACCGTCATTCTCGTGGCCAGAGATTTCCGGGTTCATGCCGATCGGAGCCAGTATTTGTTTGTTGGTGGCGACTCGGATACGCGCCTGCAAGAAGCCCTAAAACAGAATGGCGTCATCGTGTCCGAGGTGTTGGCGAGACGATTAAACGTCGAAGTCGGCGAGTCGTTACAGTTACCGACGAGCCAAGGGTCCCACGGCTTTCCGGTTGTGGGGATCTTCTACGACTATGCCACGGATGGCGGAAAAGTCGTCATGGATCGGGCGCTGTACGAAGAGCATTGGGGAGATGCCTCGGCGTCGGTATTAGCCATCTACAAAGATCCGCAGACAACATCTAATGAACTTCGAACGCAACTGAACTCCGCCCTGACTCCGCTCATGCCCATCACCATTATCGGCAATCAAGAGCTTCGCGAAGAGATTCTCGAAATTTTTGATCGTACGTTTCGAGTGACGCATGGCTTGGAATTGATCGCCGTGCTCGTGGGGTTGCTGGGTATCGCCAATACCTTGCTTACCGCCATCGTAGAACGCCAACGAGAGTTCGCTACGTTCCGTGCGCTCGGCGCAGGCGTGCGACAGATTCAAGGCATGGTATTTTGGGAGTCACTCATCCTCGGCGCCATCGGCGCCATCCTGGGTTTGCTGGCAGGACTGCTGTTGGCTGCTTTGCTCATCTTCGTCATCAACAAACAATCCTTCGGCTGGACCATCCAATTCGTCGTCTCCCCCAGCATCCTGCTCGGAGCCGTGACCGTTGCAGCCCTAGCCGCCATTGCCGCCGCCTACCTCCCAGCCCGCTGGGTCACCAAAGGGGTCATCGCTGAGGGATTGAGGTATGAATAA
- a CDS encoding restriction endonuclease subunit S, which produces MEVKSGYKQTEVGVIPEDWDVKTIDEICFYQNGTALEHYFNNSDGHLVISIGNYSSSGKFVETGNYIYKIHSIKLKKFLLRKNELAMLLNDKTSVGTIIGRVLLIDQDDTYIFNQRTMRLASKGAATPAYLYFQINSDLTHKRIVSLAKPGTQIYVNTRDITELNIPLPPTKDEQEAIAEALSDADALIESLEQLLNKKCHLKQGAMQELLTGKKRLPGFKEKWGEKTFDEIFDFYPTATNSRNDLNPEGDTFYIHYGDIHTRFHNHLDFSRDLPPKIERQCCKNAALLRNGDWIMVDASEDFDGIAKAVEVTGLNAGTAAVSGLHTFLLREKVPIFALGFKGHLRNLHSLQQQLLRVATGMKVFGVSKTALRNLFLPVPPPEEQTAIAAILSDMDAEIAALEAKLAKARQLKQGMMQELLTGRIRLVQRDQEVSKKNAE; this is translated from the coding sequence ATGGAAGTGAAATCCGGCTACAAGCAGACCGAGGTGGGGGTGATTCCGGAAGATTGGGACGTAAAAACTATTGACGAAATATGCTTCTATCAAAATGGAACTGCTCTAGAGCACTATTTTAATAATAGCGATGGCCACCTCGTAATTTCCATTGGGAACTATTCCTCATCTGGGAAATTTGTGGAGACAGGAAATTATATCTACAAAATTCATTCAATAAAACTGAAGAAATTCCTTCTAAGGAAAAATGAATTGGCGATGTTATTGAACGATAAAACATCGGTTGGAACAATTATCGGCAGAGTGCTTCTAATAGACCAGGATGACACCTATATTTTTAATCAGCGCACAATGAGGTTAGCAAGTAAAGGGGCAGCAACCCCGGCTTATTTATATTTTCAAATTAATAGTGATTTAACTCATAAGAGAATAGTGAGTCTTGCCAAGCCAGGCACACAAATTTATGTAAATACACGCGATATTACTGAACTAAACATCCCCCTTCCCCCCACCAAAGACGAACAAGAAGCCATTGCCGAGGCGTTGAGCGATGCGGATGCCCTCATCGAATCCCTGGAGCAACTCCTCAACAAAAAATGCCACCTTAAACAAGGCGCCATGCAGGAACTCCTCACCGGCAAAAAGCGCCTGCCGGGCTTTAAGGAAAAATGGGGAGAGAAAACCTTTGATGAAATATTCGATTTCTACCCCACCGCCACCAATTCCCGCAATGATCTCAATCCGGAAGGCGATACGTTCTACATTCACTATGGAGATATTCACACACGGTTTCACAATCACTTGGACTTTAGTCGTGATCTCCCTCCAAAAATCGAGCGCCAATGCTGCAAGAACGCGGCCTTGCTACGGAATGGAGACTGGATCATGGTAGATGCCTCCGAAGATTTCGACGGCATCGCTAAAGCAGTTGAGGTCACCGGTTTGAACGCGGGGACTGCGGCAGTTTCTGGTCTACACACTTTTTTACTTCGAGAGAAAGTGCCGATATTTGCCTTAGGTTTTAAAGGTCATTTGCGAAATCTCCATTCACTCCAACAGCAGCTTCTTCGGGTAGCTACCGGCATGAAGGTATTCGGGGTTTCTAAAACGGCACTAAGAAATCTCTTTTTGCCTGTTCCACCACCTGAAGAACAAACCGCCATCGCTGCCATCCTGAGCGACATGGACGCGGAGATCGCCGCGCTGGAAGCGAAGCTCGCCAAAGCCCGCCAGCTCAAGCAGGGCATGATGCAGGAACTCCTTACCGGAAGGATACGGCTGGTCCAAAGGGACCAGGAAGTGAGTAAAAAAAATGCTGAATAA
- a CDS encoding DUF2283 domain-containing protein, whose product MKLNYYAETDSLYIDLTENQGVESREVSEGIILDYDAEGNLVGIDIDNVSRKVKLEELTLNKLPASVHAIA is encoded by the coding sequence ATGAAACTGAACTATTATGCTGAGACGGACTCTCTCTACATCGATCTGACCGAAAACCAAGGCGTAGAAAGCCGGGAAGTGTCTGAAGGGATAATCTTGGATTATGACGCCGAGGGTAATCTGGTAGGCATTGACATCGACAATGTCAGCCGAAAAGTCAAACTCGAGGAATTAACATTAAACAAACTCCCCGCCTCAGTTCATGCCATAGCCTAA
- a CDS encoding FitA-like ribbon-helix-helix domain-containing protein: MSTLTIRKIPEAILERLKAAASRKDHSMEQEVRELLKKKYATTPEIAARIRKRWKDLPKTTPAKVKTWRQVGRP; this comes from the coding sequence ATGAGCACGCTCACAATTCGAAAAATTCCAGAAGCCATCCTTGAACGACTCAAAGCTGCTGCCAGTCGAAAGGATCATTCCATGGAGCAGGAAGTGCGTGAACTGCTCAAAAAAAAGTATGCCACCACTCCAGAGATAGCCGCGCGGATTCGGAAGCGGTGGAAGGACCTGCCTAAGACCACCCCTGCAAAAGTCAAAACCTGGCGACAAGTCGGTCGGCCCTAG
- a CDS encoding dihydroorotate oxidase, whose amino-acid sequence MNLSTTIAGVTFPTCLMNAAGACCVTQEELEALGESHAGAIVTKSMTPQPREGNPGPRYVSFPGGSINSMGLPNLGYPAYAKLIPELRRFKKPVVASVAGLSPQDFIEAAKAIELAKPDLVEVNLSCPNIPGKPQIGYDMEASRQLLLELQDIFTIPMGVKLPPYFDPIHHEAMARVLEKVKVSFLSLINSVGNGLVVDPESETVVIKPKGGFGGMGGTIIKPVALANVRAFWKLFQGQMPIIGTGGVVTGTDVFEHLLCGASAVQIGTTLVDEGLTAFDRIEKELSEVLNKKGYASVEACRGKLKEL is encoded by the coding sequence AGGAATTGGAGGCGTTGGGCGAATCGCATGCCGGCGCGATCGTGACCAAGTCCATGACCCCGCAACCGCGTGAAGGCAATCCCGGACCGCGGTATGTCAGCTTTCCCGGTGGTTCGATCAACTCCATGGGCCTGCCGAATTTAGGGTATCCGGCCTACGCCAAATTAATTCCAGAACTACGCCGGTTCAAGAAACCCGTCGTGGCGAGTGTGGCGGGTTTAAGTCCTCAAGATTTTATCGAGGCGGCCAAGGCTATCGAATTGGCGAAACCCGACCTTGTCGAAGTGAACCTGTCCTGTCCTAATATCCCAGGGAAACCCCAGATTGGATATGATATGGAGGCGTCGCGGCAGTTGTTGCTCGAACTCCAGGATATATTCACCATTCCCATGGGCGTGAAACTGCCACCCTATTTCGACCCCATCCATCATGAAGCCATGGCGCGTGTGCTGGAAAAAGTGAAGGTATCATTTCTCTCCCTCATCAACTCAGTAGGCAACGGGCTGGTCGTAGACCCCGAGTCGGAAACTGTGGTGATCAAGCCCAAAGGCGGGTTTGGCGGGATGGGTGGCACCATTATTAAACCCGTGGCACTGGCCAACGTGCGTGCCTTTTGGAAACTCTTTCAGGGTCAAATGCCCATAATTGGGACAGGCGGGGTCGTGACGGGCACGGATGTCTTCGAGCATCTGTTGTGTGGCGCGTCTGCGGTTCAAATCGGCACCACGCTGGTGGATGAAGGACTCACGGCGTTCGACCGTATTGAGAAAGAGTTGTCGGAGGTCCTAAATAAAAAAGGGTATGCGTCGGTGGAAGCCTGTCGAGGGAAGCTGAAAGAGTTGTGA